A genomic window from Camelina sativa cultivar DH55 chromosome 2, Cs, whole genome shotgun sequence includes:
- the LOC104732329 gene encoding uncharacterized protein LOC104732329 isoform X2, whose protein sequence is MFSVKENPRGKPENVKIENLFVQIFERKRRIVDQVKQQVDLYDHHLASKCLLAGVSPPPWLWSPSLPSQTSELNKEEIISELLFPSSRPSIICPSGRRPFSYQRPVKCLADNVVRQDLTSVVNNHLIEEQLLEEEPQHDLSHNLVRHVSNHSHEQDANIAPPRDVHEKEGLPESVSIDCRENQSCSSPEHSQNQTVETNVDATSPGCSQGEKVLKSVPTTGCERKPSPPGYRQEENDPDAYLDPGLSLAKMQRSRSRQKALELRSSAKASKSRSKSRSDLKSSPDGNIGFGIASLRSDSVSEIKLFKHDENDVECGNEEENSNSQVKGGDQCIKTSLTTESFTLHQKVDSVKKTLSGDAYASSVPESVPESGHVNNIDLLQCNETIKEGSAEVDEQVDDPKSRTCNETAYLDGSTEQVDYPKSRSCNETAYLDGSTEQVDDPKSRSCSETAYLDGSTRSKSSSQDSAKEKHQESSNSFSGNFQSRNSNPSDRAAHEVELPQAISMTNELSMMTNAETSIFQSGIIATSRSNAREDRFKTEHSGSVESSPVDVEPRDSMLVLQDSHVKDSLNPSTVDVEGLVFENITSNDQSEEKGECVDTNRCSSAERVNQTGISPDETLCAGAIQDSMSKTELLGFFESPLVELQSRDSVMHSDDESEFLKPIAVIGEALVEEDSNGVSIESSSISNSRSSNQTDITVVEPLVVESILQESVTPENLIDHSKRCDISCGSKEMLPLGSVTNAGSSQCHERISRPRCSATEEESANEYKDLSVGSYHKSADKQLEVREGNSSLGIPDRPVFVKPASTHFDDNEECNFHEVPVKIQEKSIMEKVPTPASAAKVFDLPYLTDFGVNLSADNEILEHSELKIEMVQEMESHARRSGLKVGEDEPAESNTFTGHLDASRKRAQHETSYEKGVPPIKRDEKCTETEDSHDPESSIQEFFCSSSAIGGSMRQNKRRRTLEKTTSRVLSPSPGGDNLELDSVRETVHLREEVACNNLDNYEVELQKLIGSASSDHYGVELQKMIGSASSAELRFDESYLFKEAGLMSPASPSFRPEQLSVQRSQIAPDHGVRSENIHFLPFAGKTSHGLASCIVRDSDGSPCLPPLGLISSDDGSPPVLEGFIIQTDDENQSGSKNQLNHDSFQLPRTTAESTAMIEQICKSACRTTPSLHLAETFKFDGKLDLDQSVSTELFDGMFFSQNLEGSSVFDNLGINHDYTGRSYTDSLPLSGGGSSAEASNPCTSPTEKLWYRSLQKSSSSEKRSSQTPDLPCISEENENVEEEAENLCTNTPKSMRSEKQRSSILELPCIAEENENMEEISEAVNEASGSERENVSAEMKLLGDVNEEDPMKFLPLVSEAKILVDRQSLDSVNTAFSFSAKCNSVKSKVGKQSNRRFTGKGPRLPEKEPRHNNIVSNITSFVPLVQQQKPAPALITGKRDVKVKALEAAEASKRIAEQKEKDRKLKKEAMKLERARQEQENLRKQEIEKKKKEDDRKKKEAEMAWKQEMEKKKKEEERKRKEFEMADRKRQREVEDKKVKEAKRQRIAEIQRQQREADEKLQAEKELKRHAMDARIKAQKELKEDQNNAEKPRGQANTRIPEVRSKSNSSDDTNTLRSSRDNYFKVISNPGKMSEEPNMGFEEMEESYDMSPYKCSDDEEEEEDNNYDMSNKKFVPTWASKSNVTVAVIPQQSLDPKITFPVKRKCDISEVLLPPRFQSR, encoded by the exons ATGTTTTCCGTCAAGGAGAATCCGAGGGGGAAGCCAGAGAATGTGAAGATTGAGAATCTTTTCGTTCAGATCTTTGAGAGGAAGAGGCGAATCGTCGACCAGGTTAAGCAACAAGTAGATCTCTATGACCACCATTTAGCCTCCAAATGCCTACTCGCCGGAGTATCTCCTCCGCCGTGGCTTTGGTCTCCGTCTCTACCTTCCCAAACTTCCG AGTTGAATAAGGAGGAGATTATATCAGAACTTCTATTTCCTTCATCAAGACCTTCCATCATTTGTCCTAGCGGTCGTCGTCCCTTTTCATACCAACGGCCTGTCAAGTGTCTAGCTGACAATGTAGTAAGACAAGACCTGACGTCTGTGGTAAATAATCACCTGATAGAAGAGCAGTTGCTTGAAGAGGAACCACAACACGACCTCTCACACAACTTAGTCAGACATGTTTCGAATCATTCTCATGAGCAGGATGCTAATATTGCACCTCCTAGAGATGTCCATGAGAAAGAGGGATTGCCAGAAAGTGTCTCAATCGATTGCAGAGAGAatcaaagttgttcatctcctGAACACTCTCAGAATCAGACAGTTGAAACTAATGTTGATGCTACATCTCCTGGATGTAGCCAAGGGGAAAAGGTTCTCAAAAGTGTCCCAACTACTGGTTGTGAGCGGAAACCATCACCTCCCGGTTATCGTCAAGAAGAAAATGATCCAGACGCTTACCTTGACCCTGGATTATCACTTGCTAAGATGCAGAGATCAAGGTCACGTCAGAAAGCTTTGGAGCTTCGTAGTAGTGCCAAAGCGTCGAAAAGCCGTTCAAAAAGTAGAAGTGATCTCAAATCTTCTCCGGATGGAAACATAGGCTTTGGGATTGCTTCTTTAAGGTCTGACAGTGTTAGTGAGATTAAGTTATTTAAGCATGATGAGAATGATGTAGAGTGTGGAAACGAAGAAGAGAACAGCAATTCTCAAGTTAAAGGAGGGGATCAGTGTATTAAAACTAGTTTAACTACGGAGTCTTTTACCTTGCATCAGAAAGTGGATTCGGTGAAAAAAACTTTGAGCGGGGATGCTTATGCTTCTAGTGTACCAGAATCTGTACCCGAGTCTGGTCATGTGAATAACATTGACTTATTACAGTGCAATGAGACAATTAAAGAAGGGTCTGCCGAAGTAGATGAGCAAGTGGATGATCCCAAAAGCAGAACTTGCAATGAAACTGCTTATCTCGATGGAAGTACTGAGCAAGTGGATTATCCCAAAAGCAGAAGTTGCAATGAAACTGCTTATCTCGATGGAAGTACCGAGCAAGTGGATGATCCCAAAAGCAGAAGTTGCAGTGAAACAGCTTATCTCGAtggaagtacaagatctaaaagcTCAAGTCAAGATAGCGCCAAGGAGAAACATCAGGAATCAAGCAACTCCTTTTCTGGTAACTTTCAGTCAAGAAATTCAAATCCCTCTGACCGGGCTGCTCATGAAGTAGAATTACCTCAAGCAATATCTATGACTAATGAACTTTCTATGATGACAAATGCTGAAACGAGCATCTTTCAATCTGGAATCATTGCAACATCCAGAAGTAATGCTCGAGAAGATAGATTCAAGACCGAGCATTCAGGCTCTGTTGAGTCTTCTCCAGTTGATGTGGAGCCAAGAGATTCAATGTTAGTACTGCAAGATAGCCATGTAAAAGATTCACTGAATCCCTCTACTGTTGATGTGGAAGGTTtagtatttgaaaatataactaGCAATGATCAATCAGAAGAAAAGGGTGAATGTGTTGACACGAACAGATGTTCAAGTGCTGAAAGGGTAAACCAAACGGGCATCTCCCCAGATGAGACCTTATGTGCGGGTGCAATCCAAGATTCTATGTCCAAGACTGAGCTTTTGGGCTTTTTTGAGTCCCCTTTAGTTGAACTGCAGTCGAGAGACTCAGTAATGCACTCAGACGATGAAAGTGAATTTTTGAAGCCCATTGCTGTTATTGGTGAAGCTTTAGTGGAGGAAGATAGCAATGGTGTATCGATTGAAAGTAGCAGTATTTCAAATTCTAGAAGTTCAAACCAAACTGACATCACGGTAGTTGAGCCATTGGTGGTTGAATCTATTCTTCAGGAAAGCGTTACGCCGGAAAACTTGATTGACCATTCTAAAAGATGTGATATTAGTTGTGGGTCCAAAGAAATGCTGCCACTGGGTTCAGTGACAAATGCTGGGAGTAGCCAATGCCATGAAAGAATTAGTAGGCCAAGATGCTCAGCCACAGAAGAGGAATCAGCAAATGAATATAAGGATCTTTCTGTTGGCTCTTATCATAAATCGGCTGACAAACAGCTTGAAGTTAGAGAAGGAAATTCATCGCTGGGAATCCCTGATCGCCCTGTTTTTGTGAAGCCTGCATCAACCCATTTTGATGATAATGAAGAATGCAATTTCCATGAGGTTCCAgtgaaaattcaagaaaaatcaATAATGGAGAAGGTCCCCACCCCAGCATCCGCTGCAAAGGTGTTTGATCTCCCATATCTCACTGATTTTGGAGTAAATCTCTCGGCTGACAATGAAATTTTGGAGCACAGTGAGTTAAAAATAGAAATGGTACAAGAAATGGAATCGCATGCAAGGCGCTCTGGCTTAAAAGTAGGAGAGGATGAACCTGCAGAGTCAAATACATTTACTGGCCATTTAGATGCATCGAGAAAGAGAGCTCAACATGAAACATCCTATGAAAAAGGTGTTCCCCCAATTAAAAGAGATGAAAAATGTacagaaacagaagattctcATGATCCAGAGAGCTCGATTCAGGAATTTTTCTGCTCTAGTTCCGCCATTGGGGGATCCATGCGGCAGAATAAGCGGAGAAGAACCCTGGAAAAAACAACTAGTAGAGTGCTTTCGCCAAGCCCAGGG GGAGACAATCTCGAGTTAGATTCTGTTAGGGAAACAGTACATCTTCGGGAGGAAGTTGCATGTAACAACCTCGATAACTATGAAGTTGAGTTACAGAAGTTGATTGGATCTGCATCTTCAGATCACTATGGTGTTGAGTTACAAAAGATGATCGGATCTGCATCTTCAGCTGAGTTACGATTTGATGAG AGTTACTTATTCAAGGAAGCTGGATTGATGAGTCCTGCCTCACCTTCCTTCAGACCAGAACAGCTAAGTGTACAGAGGAGTCAAATTGCTCCAGATCACGGAGTTAGATCAGAAAATATTCACTTTTTGCCATTTGCTGGAAAAACATCACATGGATTAGCTAGTTGCATTGTTCGCGATTCAGATGGTTCTCCTTGTTTACCACCCTTGGGTTTGATAAGCTCAGACGATGGAAGCCCCCCTGTTTTGGAGGGATTTATAATCCAAACGGATGATGAAAATCAAAGCGGCTCCAAAAACCAATTAAATCATGACAGCTTCCAACTTCCAAGAACTACAGCAGAAAGTACAGCcatgatagagcagatttgcaAGTCTGCTTGCAGGACCACTCCGTCATTACATTTGGCTGAAACATTTAAGTTCGATGGAAAACTAGACTTGGATCAGTCCGTTTCAACTGAGCTATTTGATGGCATGTTTTTCAGTCAGAATCTCGAGGGTAGCTCTGTCTTTGATAACTTAGGGATTAACCATGATTATACAGGAAGATCGTACACTGACTCTCTGCCTCTTTCTGGTGGTGGCTCATCTGCTGAGGCTAGTAATCCTTGCACGTCACCGACTGAGAAGTTGTGGTATAGAAGTTTGCAAAAGTCTTCCAGTTCAGAGAAACGAAGCAGTCAGACACCAGACCTACCTTGCATTAGCGAAGAGAATGAGAACGTAGAAGAGGAAGCTGAGAACTTATGCACAAACACTCCAAAGTCTATGAGGTCAGAGAAGCAAAGAAGTTCAATTCTGGAACTTCCTTGCATAGCTGAAGAGAATGAAAACATGGAAGAGATATCTGAAGCTGTCAATGAAGCATCTGGTTCTGAAAGGGAGAATGTCTCTGCCGAAATGAAACTTCTTGGTGATGTTAATGAAGAAGACCCTATGAAGTTTCTTCCACTTGTTTCTGAAGCCAAGATTCTTGTTGATCGACAGAGTCTAGACTCTGTCAATACTGCATTCAGCTTTTCCGCTAAGTGCAACAGTGTCAAAAGTAAAGTGGGAAAGCAGAGTAACCGAAGGTTCACGGGTAAAG GTCCCCGGTTACCAGAAAAAGAACCTAGGCACAACAACATCGTCTCCAACATCACTTCGTTCGTTCCACTTGTGCAGCAGCAAAAACCAGCACCTGCACTAATTACAG GCAAGAGGGATGTCAAAGTAAAGGCCCTGGAGGCTGCTGAGGCTTCAAAACGGATTGCTGaacagaaagagaaagatcGTAAGCTGAAGAAGGAAGCTATGAAGCTTGAAAGGGCTAGACAGGAACAGGAAAATCTGAGAAAGCAGGagatagagaagaaaaagaaagaagatgatcgaAAGAAAAAGGAGGCGGAAATGGCTTGGAAGCAagagatggaaaagaaaaagaaagaagaagagcggAAGAGAAAGGAGTTTGAGATGGCTGATAGGAAAAGGCAGAGGGAAGTAGAAGACAAAAAGGTGAAGGAAGCTAAAAGACAACGCATTGCAGAAATTCAGAGACAGCAAAGAGAGGCTGATGAAAAACTACAAGctgaaaaagaattgaaaagacATGCTATG GATGCGAGGATAAAAGCACAGAAAGAACTCAAAGAAGACCAAAATAATGCAGAGAAACCCCGAGGACAAGCGAATACTAGGATCCCTGAAGTGAG ATCAAAGAGTAATTCCAGTGACGATACCAATACTTTAAGAAGCTCCAGGGATAATTATTTCAAG GTGATAAGCAATCCAGGGAAAATGTCTGAAGAACCCAACATGGGATTTGAAGAAATGGAAGAATCGTACGACATGTCTCCATACAAATGCTCAGAcgacgaagaggaagaggaagacaacAATTACGACatgtcaaacaaaaaattcGTTCCTACTTGGGCCag TAAGAGCAATGTCACGGTCGCTGTCATTCCCCAACAAAGCCTTGATCCTAAAATTACTTTCCCCGTAAAAAGAAAATGCGATATAAGCGAAG TTCTTTTGCCTCCAAGGTTCCAATCAAGATAG
- the LOC104732329 gene encoding uncharacterized protein LOC104732329 isoform X3 produces MFSVKENPRGKPENVKIENLFVQIFERKRRIVDQVKQQVDLYDHHLASKCLLAGVSPPPWLWSPSLPSQTSELNKEEIISELLFPSSRPSIICPSGRRPFSYQRPVKCLADNVVRQDLTSVVNNHLIEEQLLEEEPQHDLSHNLVRHVSNHSHEQDANIAPPRDVHEKEGLPESVSIDCRENQSCSSPEHSQNQTVETNVDATSPGCSQGEKVLKSVPTTGCERKPSPPGYRQEENDPDAYLDPGLSLAKMQRSRSRQKALELRSSAKASKSRSKSRSDLKSSPDGNIGFGIASLRSDSVSEIKLFKHDENDVECGNEEENSNSQVKGGDQCIKTSLTTESFTLHQKVDSVKKTLSGDAYASSVPESVPESGHVNNIDLLQCNETIKEGSAEVDEQVDDPKSRTCNETAYLDGSTEQVDYPKSRSCNETAYLDGSTEQVDDPKSRSCSETAYLDGSTRSKSSSQDSAKEKHQESSNSFSGNFQSRNSNPSDRAAHEVELPQAISMTNELSMMTNAETSIFQSGIIATSRSNAREDRFKTEHSGSVESSPVDVEPRDSMLVLQDSHVKDSLNPSTVDVEGLVFENITSNDQSEEKGECVDTNRCSSAERVNQTGISPDETLCAGAIQDSMSKTELLGFFESPLVELQSRDSVMHSDDESEFLKPIAVIGEALVEEDSNGVSIESSSISNSRSSNQTDITVVEPLVVESILQESVTPENLIDHSKRCDISCGSKEMLPLGSVTNAGSSQCHERISRPRCSATEEESANEYKDLSVGSYHKSADKQLEVREGNSSLGIPDRPVFVKPASTHFDDNEECNFHEVPVKIQEKSIMEKVPTPASAAKVFDLPYLTDFGVNLSADNEILEHSELKIEMVQEMESHARRSGLKVGEDEPAESNTFTGHLDASRKRAQHETSYEKGVPPIKRDEKCTETEDSHDPESSIQEFFCSSSAIGGSMRQNKRRRTLEKTTSRVLSPSPGGDNLELDSVRETVHLREEVACNNLDNYEVELQKLIGSASSDHYGVELQKMIGSASSAELRFDESYLFKEAGLMSPASPSFRPEQLSVQRSQIAPDHGVRSENIHFLPFAGKTSHGLASCIVRDSDGSPCLPPLGLISSDDGSPPVLEGFIIQTDDENQSGSKNQLNHDSFQLPRTTAESTAMIEQICKSACRTTPSLHLAETFKFDGKLDLDQSVSTELFDGMFFSQNLEGSSVFDNLGINHDYTGRSYTDSLPLSGGGSSAEASNPCTSPTEKLWYRSLQKSSSSEKRSSQTPDLPCISEENENVEEEAENLCTNTPKSMRSEKQRSSILELPCIAEENENMEEISEAVNEASGSERENVSAEMKLLGDVNEEDPMKFLPLVSEAKILVDRQSLDSVNTAFSFSAKCNSVKSKVGKQSNRRFTGKGKENQSGAGAKRNVKPPSSRISKPKLSCNSSLETVGPRLPEKEPRHNNIVSNITSFVPLVQQQKPAPALITGKRDVKVKALEAAEASKRIAEQKEKDRKLKKEAMKLERARQEQENLRKQEIEKKKKEDDRKKKEAEMAWKQEMEKKKKEEERKRKEFEMADRKRQREVEDKKVKEAKRQRIAEIQRQQREADEKLQAEKELKRHAMDARIKAQKELKEDQNNAEKPRGQANTRIPEVRSKSNSSDDTNTLRSSRDNYFKVISNPGKMSEEPNMGFEEMEESYDMSPYKCSDDEEEEEDNNYDMSNKKFVPTWASKSNVTVAVIPQQSLDPKITFPVKRKCDISEVLLPPRFQSR; encoded by the exons ATGTTTTCCGTCAAGGAGAATCCGAGGGGGAAGCCAGAGAATGTGAAGATTGAGAATCTTTTCGTTCAGATCTTTGAGAGGAAGAGGCGAATCGTCGACCAGGTTAAGCAACAAGTAGATCTCTATGACCACCATTTAGCCTCCAAATGCCTACTCGCCGGAGTATCTCCTCCGCCGTGGCTTTGGTCTCCGTCTCTACCTTCCCAAACTTCCG AGTTGAATAAGGAGGAGATTATATCAGAACTTCTATTTCCTTCATCAAGACCTTCCATCATTTGTCCTAGCGGTCGTCGTCCCTTTTCATACCAACGGCCTGTCAAGTGTCTAGCTGACAATGTAGTAAGACAAGACCTGACGTCTGTGGTAAATAATCACCTGATAGAAGAGCAGTTGCTTGAAGAGGAACCACAACACGACCTCTCACACAACTTAGTCAGACATGTTTCGAATCATTCTCATGAGCAGGATGCTAATATTGCACCTCCTAGAGATGTCCATGAGAAAGAGGGATTGCCAGAAAGTGTCTCAATCGATTGCAGAGAGAatcaaagttgttcatctcctGAACACTCTCAGAATCAGACAGTTGAAACTAATGTTGATGCTACATCTCCTGGATGTAGCCAAGGGGAAAAGGTTCTCAAAAGTGTCCCAACTACTGGTTGTGAGCGGAAACCATCACCTCCCGGTTATCGTCAAGAAGAAAATGATCCAGACGCTTACCTTGACCCTGGATTATCACTTGCTAAGATGCAGAGATCAAGGTCACGTCAGAAAGCTTTGGAGCTTCGTAGTAGTGCCAAAGCGTCGAAAAGCCGTTCAAAAAGTAGAAGTGATCTCAAATCTTCTCCGGATGGAAACATAGGCTTTGGGATTGCTTCTTTAAGGTCTGACAGTGTTAGTGAGATTAAGTTATTTAAGCATGATGAGAATGATGTAGAGTGTGGAAACGAAGAAGAGAACAGCAATTCTCAAGTTAAAGGAGGGGATCAGTGTATTAAAACTAGTTTAACTACGGAGTCTTTTACCTTGCATCAGAAAGTGGATTCGGTGAAAAAAACTTTGAGCGGGGATGCTTATGCTTCTAGTGTACCAGAATCTGTACCCGAGTCTGGTCATGTGAATAACATTGACTTATTACAGTGCAATGAGACAATTAAAGAAGGGTCTGCCGAAGTAGATGAGCAAGTGGATGATCCCAAAAGCAGAACTTGCAATGAAACTGCTTATCTCGATGGAAGTACTGAGCAAGTGGATTATCCCAAAAGCAGAAGTTGCAATGAAACTGCTTATCTCGATGGAAGTACCGAGCAAGTGGATGATCCCAAAAGCAGAAGTTGCAGTGAAACAGCTTATCTCGAtggaagtacaagatctaaaagcTCAAGTCAAGATAGCGCCAAGGAGAAACATCAGGAATCAAGCAACTCCTTTTCTGGTAACTTTCAGTCAAGAAATTCAAATCCCTCTGACCGGGCTGCTCATGAAGTAGAATTACCTCAAGCAATATCTATGACTAATGAACTTTCTATGATGACAAATGCTGAAACGAGCATCTTTCAATCTGGAATCATTGCAACATCCAGAAGTAATGCTCGAGAAGATAGATTCAAGACCGAGCATTCAGGCTCTGTTGAGTCTTCTCCAGTTGATGTGGAGCCAAGAGATTCAATGTTAGTACTGCAAGATAGCCATGTAAAAGATTCACTGAATCCCTCTACTGTTGATGTGGAAGGTTtagtatttgaaaatataactaGCAATGATCAATCAGAAGAAAAGGGTGAATGTGTTGACACGAACAGATGTTCAAGTGCTGAAAGGGTAAACCAAACGGGCATCTCCCCAGATGAGACCTTATGTGCGGGTGCAATCCAAGATTCTATGTCCAAGACTGAGCTTTTGGGCTTTTTTGAGTCCCCTTTAGTTGAACTGCAGTCGAGAGACTCAGTAATGCACTCAGACGATGAAAGTGAATTTTTGAAGCCCATTGCTGTTATTGGTGAAGCTTTAGTGGAGGAAGATAGCAATGGTGTATCGATTGAAAGTAGCAGTATTTCAAATTCTAGAAGTTCAAACCAAACTGACATCACGGTAGTTGAGCCATTGGTGGTTGAATCTATTCTTCAGGAAAGCGTTACGCCGGAAAACTTGATTGACCATTCTAAAAGATGTGATATTAGTTGTGGGTCCAAAGAAATGCTGCCACTGGGTTCAGTGACAAATGCTGGGAGTAGCCAATGCCATGAAAGAATTAGTAGGCCAAGATGCTCAGCCACAGAAGAGGAATCAGCAAATGAATATAAGGATCTTTCTGTTGGCTCTTATCATAAATCGGCTGACAAACAGCTTGAAGTTAGAGAAGGAAATTCATCGCTGGGAATCCCTGATCGCCCTGTTTTTGTGAAGCCTGCATCAACCCATTTTGATGATAATGAAGAATGCAATTTCCATGAGGTTCCAgtgaaaattcaagaaaaatcaATAATGGAGAAGGTCCCCACCCCAGCATCCGCTGCAAAGGTGTTTGATCTCCCATATCTCACTGATTTTGGAGTAAATCTCTCGGCTGACAATGAAATTTTGGAGCACAGTGAGTTAAAAATAGAAATGGTACAAGAAATGGAATCGCATGCAAGGCGCTCTGGCTTAAAAGTAGGAGAGGATGAACCTGCAGAGTCAAATACATTTACTGGCCATTTAGATGCATCGAGAAAGAGAGCTCAACATGAAACATCCTATGAAAAAGGTGTTCCCCCAATTAAAAGAGATGAAAAATGTacagaaacagaagattctcATGATCCAGAGAGCTCGATTCAGGAATTTTTCTGCTCTAGTTCCGCCATTGGGGGATCCATGCGGCAGAATAAGCGGAGAAGAACCCTGGAAAAAACAACTAGTAGAGTGCTTTCGCCAAGCCCAGGG GGAGACAATCTCGAGTTAGATTCTGTTAGGGAAACAGTACATCTTCGGGAGGAAGTTGCATGTAACAACCTCGATAACTATGAAGTTGAGTTACAGAAGTTGATTGGATCTGCATCTTCAGATCACTATGGTGTTGAGTTACAAAAGATGATCGGATCTGCATCTTCAGCTGAGTTACGATTTGATGAG AGTTACTTATTCAAGGAAGCTGGATTGATGAGTCCTGCCTCACCTTCCTTCAGACCAGAACAGCTAAGTGTACAGAGGAGTCAAATTGCTCCAGATCACGGAGTTAGATCAGAAAATATTCACTTTTTGCCATTTGCTGGAAAAACATCACATGGATTAGCTAGTTGCATTGTTCGCGATTCAGATGGTTCTCCTTGTTTACCACCCTTGGGTTTGATAAGCTCAGACGATGGAAGCCCCCCTGTTTTGGAGGGATTTATAATCCAAACGGATGATGAAAATCAAAGCGGCTCCAAAAACCAATTAAATCATGACAGCTTCCAACTTCCAAGAACTACAGCAGAAAGTACAGCcatgatagagcagatttgcaAGTCTGCTTGCAGGACCACTCCGTCATTACATTTGGCTGAAACATTTAAGTTCGATGGAAAACTAGACTTGGATCAGTCCGTTTCAACTGAGCTATTTGATGGCATGTTTTTCAGTCAGAATCTCGAGGGTAGCTCTGTCTTTGATAACTTAGGGATTAACCATGATTATACAGGAAGATCGTACACTGACTCTCTGCCTCTTTCTGGTGGTGGCTCATCTGCTGAGGCTAGTAATCCTTGCACGTCACCGACTGAGAAGTTGTGGTATAGAAGTTTGCAAAAGTCTTCCAGTTCAGAGAAACGAAGCAGTCAGACACCAGACCTACCTTGCATTAGCGAAGAGAATGAGAACGTAGAAGAGGAAGCTGAGAACTTATGCACAAACACTCCAAAGTCTATGAGGTCAGAGAAGCAAAGAAGTTCAATTCTGGAACTTCCTTGCATAGCTGAAGAGAATGAAAACATGGAAGAGATATCTGAAGCTGTCAATGAAGCATCTGGTTCTGAAAGGGAGAATGTCTCTGCCGAAATGAAACTTCTTGGTGATGTTAATGAAGAAGACCCTATGAAGTTTCTTCCACTTGTTTCTGAAGCCAAGATTCTTGTTGATCGACAGAGTCTAGACTCTGTCAATACTGCATTCAGCTTTTCCGCTAAGTGCAACAGTGTCAAAAGTAAAGTGGGAAAGCAGAGTAACCGAAGGTTCACGGGTAAAGGTAAAGAGAACCAAAGTGGAGCAGGTGCTAAAAGAAATGTTAAACCACCTAGTAGCAGGATTAGTAAGCCTAAGTTGTCTTGTAACTCGAGTTTGGAAACTGTAGGTCCCCGGTTACCAGAAAAAGAACCTAGGCACAACAACATCGTCTCCAACATCACTTCGTTCGTTCCACTTGTGCAGCAGCAAAAACCAGCACCTGCACTAATTACAG GCAAGAGGGATGTCAAAGTAAAGGCCCTGGAGGCTGCTGAGGCTTCAAAACGGATTGCTGaacagaaagagaaagatcGTAAGCTGAAGAAGGAAGCTATGAAGCTTGAAAGGGCTAGACAGGAACAGGAAAATCTGAGAAAGCAGGagatagagaagaaaaagaaagaagatgatcgaAAGAAAAAGGAGGCGGAAATGGCTTGGAAGCAagagatggaaaagaaaaagaaagaagaagagcggAAGAGAAAGGAGTTTGAGATGGCTGATAGGAAAAGGCAGAGGGAAGTAGAAGACAAAAAGGTGAAGGAAGCTAAAAGACAACGCATTGCAGAAATTCAGAGACAGCAAAGAGAGGCTGATGAAAAACTACAAGctgaaaaagaattgaaaagacATGCTATG GATGCGAGGATAAAAGCACAGAAAGAACTCAAAGAAGACCAAAATAATGCAGAGAAACCCCGAGGACAAGCGAATACTAGGATCCCTGAAGTGAGATCAAAGAGTAATTCCAGTGACGATACCAATACTTTAAGAAGCTCCAGGGATAATTATTTCAAG GTGATAAGCAATCCAGGGAAAATGTCTGAAGAACCCAACATGGGATTTGAAGAAATGGAAGAATCGTACGACATGTCTCCATACAAATGCTCAGAcgacgaagaggaagaggaagacaacAATTACGACatgtcaaacaaaaaattcGTTCCTACTTGGGCCag TAAGAGCAATGTCACGGTCGCTGTCATTCCCCAACAAAGCCTTGATCCTAAAATTACTTTCCCCGTAAAAAGAAAATGCGATATAAGCGAAG TTCTTTTGCCTCCAAGGTTCCAATCAAGATAG